From a region of the Arachis ipaensis cultivar K30076 chromosome B09, Araip1.1, whole genome shotgun sequence genome:
- the LOC107617819 gene encoding probable GTP diphosphokinase RSH2, chloroplastic: MAVSTIALYASPPSSVCSTPHPCQINAHGSCDFDMGSRSSSSSTASTSQKPVMGGLSCLFSSPAPAAVKHAPLSGFSGGGEDHGGGRGDELNLKELGSSFSYSPSKFGGSSWKRDHHSPVSVFNGPVSCSSTVGSSSNLRSTASSVRIGGGSERVGTSGLFDGFVRNALGSCLDYDSASFKVGGLDEGDSSALADELTFNLEDTFMEGGFEPYAKKLLLGAQLRHKIFCEEFVIKAFCEAEKAHRGQVRASGDPYLQHCLETAVLLALIGANSTVVAAGLLHDTLDDAFLTYDYIFGTFGAGVADLVEGVSKLSHLSKLARENNTACKSVEADRLHTMFLAMADARAVLIKLADRLHNMMTLDALPVAKQQRFAKETLEIFAPLANRLGISSWKEQLENLCFKHLNPDQHDELSSKLVDSYDEARITSAIEKLEQALKDEGISYHVVSGRHKSLYSIYCKMLKKKLTIDDIHDIYGLRLIVDKEEDCYKALTIVHQLWSEVPGKLKDYIRRPKFNGYQSLHTVVMGEGKVPLEVQIRTKDMHLQAEFGFAAHWRYKEDDCQHSSFVLQMVEWARWVVTWQCEAMSKDSTSVGYGDSIKPPCKFPSHVDDCPYCYKPDCGQDGPVFVIMIENDKMSVQEFRANSTVMDLMERAGRASSRLMTYRFPLKEELRPRLNHMPVSDPNCKLKMGDVVELTPAIPDKSLTEYREEIQRMYDRGLTVSGAGPTASSMVGSRS, encoded by the exons ATGGCGGTTTCTACCATAGCCCTGTACGCAAGCCCACCGAGCAGTGTGTGCTCGACGCCGCACCCATGCCAGATCAATGCCCACGGCTCCTGCGACTTCGATATGGGGTCTCGATCCTCGTCGTCCTCGACGGCGTCGACGTCACAGAAGCCTGTAATGGGGGGTCTCTCGTGCCTCTTCTCTTCGCCGGCGCCAGCGGCCGTGAAGCACGCGCCACTGTCGGGATTCTCCGGGGGCGGTGAGGATCACGGTGGCGGCAGAGGGGATGAACTGAACCTTAAGGAACTCGGGAGCTCCTTCTCATACTCGCCGAGCAAGTTTGGTGGTTCTTCTTGGAAGAGGGACCACCATAGCCCCGTCTCTGTCTTCAACGGCCCCGTTTCGTGTAGCAGCACCGTTGGCTCGTCTTCGAATTTGAGGAGCACCGCGAGTTCCGTGAGGATCGGTGGTGGTTCGGAGAGGGTTGGGACCAGTGGGCTGTTTGATGGGTTCGTGAGGAACGCTTTGGGGTCTTGCTTGGATTACGATTCGGCGAGTTTCAAGGTTGGTGGTTTGGATGAGGGTGATTCTTCGGCTTTGGCTGATGAGTTGACCTTCAATTTGGAGGATACTTTTATGGAGGGTGGGTTTGAGCCTTATGCTAAGAAGTTGCTGCTTGGTGCCCAGTTGAGACACAAGATCTTCTGCGAAGAGTTTGTAATCAAGGCCTTTTGTGAAGCCGAGAAAGCGCACAGAGGCCAG GTGCGTGCTAGTGGGGATCCATATTTGCAGCATTGTTTGGAAACTGCTGTGCTGCTCGCTTTGATTGGAGCAAATTCCACGGTGGTTGCTGCAGGGCTCTTGCATGATACCCTTGACGATGCGTTTCTGACCTATGATTACATATTTGGAACGTTTGGTGCTGGGGTTGCTGATTTAGTTGAAGGG GTTTCTAAATTAAGTCACTTGAGCAAGCTTGCTCGAGAAAACAATACAGCTTGCAAATCAGTTGAAGCAGACCGTCTGCATACCATGTTCCTTGCCATGGCAGATGCAAGAGCTGTGCTTATTAAACTGGCAGATCGATTGCACAATATGATGACTCTGGATGCATTGCCAGTGGCCAAGCAACAGAGGTTTGCAAAGGAGACTTTGGAGATTTTTGCACCTTTGGCAAATCGCTTGGGAATATCTAGCTGGAAAGAACAATTAGAAAATTTATGTTTTAAACATCTCAACCCCGATCAGCATGATGAGCTATCTTCAAAGCTTGTGGATTCATATGATGAAGCCAGGATTACTTCTGCAATTGAGAAATTAGAGCAAGCACTTAAAGATGAAGGCATATCGTATCATGTCGTTTCTGGGCGGCATAAAAGCTTATATAGCATTTATTGCAAAATGTTGAA GAAGAAACTGACAATAGATGATATCCACGACATCTATGGATTGCGCTTGATTGTTGATAAGGAGGAAGACTGTTACAAAGCATTGACAATTGTTCACCAGTTATGGTCTGAAGTACCTGGAAAGCTAAAAGATTACATACGTCGCCCCAAGTTCAACGG GTATCAATCCCTGCATACTGTGGTGATGGGTGAAGGCAAAGTTCCCCTTGAAGTACAAATTCGAACAAAAGATATGCATTTACAAGCTGAATTTGGGTTTGCTGCTCATTGGAGGTACAAGGAAGATGACTGTCAGCATTCTTCATTTGTGCTTCAGATGGTTGAGTGGGCTCGATGGGTTGTCACCTGGCAGTGTGAGGCAATGAGTAAGGATTCTACATCTGTTGGATATGGCGATTCAATTAAGCCTCCATGCAAGTTCCCTTCCCATGTTGATGACTGTCCATATTGTTATAAGCCCGACTGTGGTCAAGACGGCCCCGTGTTCGTTATCATGATTGAGAATGATAAG ATGTCCGTCCAAGAATTTCGTGCGAACTCAACAGTGATGGATCTGATGGAAAGAGCTGGGCGAGCAAGCTCAAGGTTGATGACATATAGGTTCCCTCTGAAGGAAGAACTGAGGCCAAGACTGAATCACATGCCTGTAAGTGATCCCAATTGCAAGTTGAAGATGGGGGATGTGGTGGAGCTTACACCAGCCATACCTGACAAGTCTTTGACAGAATATAGGGAAGAAATCCAGCGTATGTATGACCGCGGGCTAACCGTCTCCGGCGCTGGACCTACTGCTAGCAGCATGGTTGGCTCAAGAAGCTGA